A single window of Gossypium arboreum isolate Shixiya-1 chromosome 13, ASM2569848v2, whole genome shotgun sequence DNA harbors:
- the LOC108463250 gene encoding tropinone reductase homolog At5g06060-like, whose protein sequence is MAGAAPGCKNQRWSLQGMTALVTGGTRGIGFAVVEELAALGAAVHTCSRNQSELNERLKEWQSKGFKLSGSMCDVSSREQREKLMETVSSVFNGKLNILVNNAGITRIKPCVEQSLEDYTTVMSTNVEAPYHLSQLAYPFLKASGNGSVVFISSVAGSMALPGLSAYSASKGAINQITKNLACEWAKDNIRTNNVSPWGVKTKMAEQNINAPLAGELFRLIAGTAMPRMAEPEEISSLVAFLCLPAASYITGQVISVDGGYTAGGCWPFQNFSFDLLSHLNFQ, encoded by the exons ATGGCAGGAGCTGCACCTGGTTGTAAGAATCAAAGATGGTCTCTTCAGGGTATGACAGCACTTGTAACTGGTGGGACAAGAGGCATAGG ATTTGCTGTGGTGGAAGAACTAGCTGCACTTGGGGCTGCAGTTCATACATGTTCCAGGAACCAAAGCGAGCTTAATGAAAGGTTGAAAGAATGGCAGAGTAAAGGGTTTAAATTGAGTGGTTCTATGTGTGATGTCTCATCTAGAGAGCAAAGGGAGAAGCTTATGGAGACCGTCTCCTCAGTTTTTAACGGAAAGCTCAACATCCTT GTCAATAATGCAGGAATCACGAGGATTAAACCTTGCGTGGAACAAAGTCTGGAAGACTACACAACCGTGATGAGTACTAACGTTGAGGCTCCTTATCACCTTTCTCAACTCGCTTATCCCTTCCTAAAAGCATCAGGAAATGGAAGCGTTGTGTTTATCTCTTCTGTAGCTGGTTCAATGGCTCTACCTGGTTTATCTGCCTATTCAGCATCTAAAG GAGCAATCAACCAAATTACAAAGAATTTGGCATGCGAGTGGGCAAAGGATAATATTCGTACCAACAATGTTTCACCCTGGGGTGTGAAAACCAAGATGGCAGAACAA AATATAAACGCACCATTAGCTGGGGAACTTTTTAGGCTAATTGCAGGGACAGCAATGCCGAGAATGGCAGAACCGGAGGAGATATCATCATTAGTAGCATTCCTTTGCCTTCCTGCTGCTTCATACATAACTGGACAAGTTATTTCAGTGGATGGAGGGTATACTGCGGGAGGCTGTTGgccatttcaaaattttagttttgatctATTAAGCCACTTAAATTTCCAGTAA